In Rhinolophus ferrumequinum isolate MPI-CBG mRhiFer1 chromosome 18, mRhiFer1_v1.p, whole genome shotgun sequence, a genomic segment contains:
- the NOCT gene encoding nocturnin isoform X2 — protein MGNGTSRLYSALAKTLNSSAASQHPEYLVSPDPGHLEPIDPKELLEECRAVLHTRPPRFQRDFVDLRTDCPGSHPPIRVMQWNILAQALGEGKDNFAQCPVEALKWEERKCLILEEILAYQPDILCLQEVDHYFDTFQPLLSRLGYQGTFFPKPWSPCLDVERNNGPDGCALFFLQNRFKLVHSANIRLTAMTLKTNQVAIAQTMECKESGRQFCIAVTHLKARTGWEQFRSAQGCDLLQNLQSITQGAKLPLIVCGDFNAEPTEEVYKRFASSSLNLDSAYKLLSADGQSEPPYTTWKIRTSGECRHTLDYIWYSKHALSVRSALDLLTEEQIGPNRLPSLNYPSDHLSLVCDFSFNEEPDGLL, from the exons ATGGGAAACGGTACGAGCAGACTCTATAGTGCTCTGGCCAAGACACTGAACAGCAGCGCTGCCTCCCAGCACCCAGAGTATTTGGTGTCACCTGACCCAGGACATCTGGAGCCCATTGATCCTAAAGAGCTCCTGGAGGAATGCAGGGCCGTCCTGCACACTCGACCTCCCCGCTTCCAGAGGGATTTTGTGGATCTGAGGACAGACTGCCCCGGTAGCCACCCACCTATTAGGGTCATGCAGTGGAACATCCTCGCCCAAG CTCTTGGAGAAGGCAAAGACAACTTTGCACAATGCCCTGTTGAGGCACTCaagtgggaagaaaggaaatgtcTCATCCTAGAAGAAATCCTTGCCTACCAGCCCGATATCTTGTGCCTCCAAGAGGTGGACCACTATTTTGACACCTTCCAGCCACTCCTCAGTAGACTGGGCTATCAAGGCACGTTTTTCCCCAAACCCTGGTCCCCTTGCCTAGATGTTGAACGTAACAATGGACCCGATGGCTGTGCCTTGTTTTTCCTCCAGAACAGATTCAAGCTAGTCCACAGTGCCAATATTAGGCTGACGGCCATGACCCTGAAAACCAATCAGGTGGCCATTGCACAGACCATGGAGTGCAAGGAGTCTGGCCGGCAGTTCTGCATCGCCGTCACCCACCTGAAAGCACGTACTGGCTGGGAGCAGTTTCGATCAGCTCAAGGCTGTGACCTTCTCCAGAACCTCCAGAGCATCACCCAGGGAGCCAAGCTTCCCCTTATTGTGTGTGGGGACTTCAATGCAGAGCCAACAGAGGAGGTCTACAAACGCTTCGCCTCCTCCAGCCTCAACCTAGACAGCGCCTACAAGCTGCTGAGTGCAGACGGGCAGTCGGAACCGCCGTACACCACCTGGAAGATTCGGACCTCAGGGGAGTGCCGGCACACCCTGGACTACATCTGGTATTCTAAACACGCCCTGAGCGTGAGGTCAGCTCTGGATTTACTCACCGAAGAACAGATTGGACCCAACCGGCTACCATCTTTGAATTATCCTTCTGACCACCTGTCTCTAGTATGTGACTTCAGCTTTAATGAGGAACCTGATGGACTTTTATAA